Genomic window (Spirosoma sp. KCTC 42546):
GAATTGCTATCACTTGTTGGCAGTCCTCCAACACAATCTGTAATAACGGCTTGAGCGACTTTTCGTTATGAAGCCGTTGCTGATACAGTTGATAAAACGTAGCCGCAAGAATAGAAAATTAATTAATTTTGATCTTATTAAATTCCACCAAAATTGAATGGAACGTAACGAGATTTTCTACGATTGGCTGCGCGCAAAATTTTTCGAGATAGAGGATAATGATACACGTTTACAACAACTTACTGCTGCTGTAAACGATTTAGCTGCGATCCTCGAGAAGGACCTGCACGAGGTTCGTTGCTTCACCTTGTCGGCACTCGATGCTGACATTCCGATTACTAATCCAAGTATTGTGGCTACTTATGAGTTAGTCAAAAAACATTGGAGCAGTATAGAGGGCAAATATCCAGAACCTCCACGTGGTATACTGCGAGGTATAATACTCAGTGCACTTTATCAACTGGGAATGAAGGATGCTGAACTTTGTAGGATTATTTACTATACTGCTAGTGGCTATAGCCAATTTGTGCGGTTTGGCAATGAACAGTCCATTATTAATCGCATCCTGAAAGAGTTTGGTAAGGATGTGGAGGATGAAGCATTAGCTGAGTGGTCATTAGGTGACGCGCCAATAGCGCCAACTCCAATTGCGTTGAAGCTCAAAAATTTGAGTTTAGAACTAAAGCTGAGTAGCACTGAAGTAGACGAAAATGAACTAAAAAAAGCACTAACTGAAGCAGCAGGAGTAGAGCCTAGACATAATCACGGCCCTCAAAATGGAACTCAATTTTGGTCTCCACACTTTGGATCCACTGCAAGTGCAGGCATTGCCAAAGCTATTAAAACAGCAGTAAATGGCTTTGGGGGATCACTCTCAACAAATACATTGGAAACCGAAATCAACAATTACTTCACCAATATAAATAACACATTAAATAACGCGTTTAAAGCATCCTTCCAGTCACTCTTAGCAGTAGAAAGACGAAGTAAATTATTATGGTGGAAGGAAACGCTATATTCTACCACGCTACGTAAAAGTTATAGAGAGATTGATGCGGCTGTTTTACCAGTAGTGATGGCCATTGACTTAGTCAAGCTACTGCCAGATGTAACGCCTGTAAGTGTGGACTATTTACTCACCGATACCTACCGTGCGGTGAAACACGACGCATCGATTAAGCAACCACTCTCGAAACTATTAGCTTGTTTTGAAGATGAAGAGCAGCAGAAACTTTTGGCTTCGCACCTACCCATGTTAACAGACTGCGGGGAGCGAACTACCCTGACTTTATTCCTAACCCAGGTAGTACACGACCAGAAATCCTTGAAAAAACTTACACATTATACGGGCCTGCGTGCCGATGTTGAGGCATCACATCAACAGCTGGCAGTAATAGTTCTCCACGATTTACTCACGGAACGTCTTATCCAGGAAGCCAATGCCGCTTAGTTGTACTAATACAAACTGTTATCCACAGGATAGAGAGTGTCAGGAAGGATGTAGGCCATTTAATCAATGCCCTAACTTAAGTCGGAACGAAAATGCGCCCGATGCTAACCCAACTGAAGCATCAACAACCGAACTTGATGGGCAGCGAGTGAACTGGACAGGTAGCGCAATGGGGTTAACTGATTTGCAGTCTTTAACTGCTCGTTCTCGAATTCTTCTGATTGGCCTTGCAGGAATGGAGAATGCAGGTAAAACTACATTTCTGGCCTTACTCTATTCACTCTTGCGCCGTGGGCAAAGCATAAACCACTATCGTTTTGCGGGTTCTTATACTCTATCCGGGTGGGAATTAATTACTAGCTTTCTGACATTCGAGAACGGTTCTAATCAAGTTACTTTCCCCCCCCATACCAGCCGTAATGCTGGTAGAATACCGGGTTTGTTGCATCTAGCGTTGAAGACTGAGGCAGACTATTTACTTGATGTAGTGTTTACCGACGCACCCGGAGAGTGGTTTAATGAGTGGCGTAGCTATCAGCAAGCGGATAA
Coding sequences:
- a CDS encoding GTPase-associated system all-helical protein GASH, whose amino-acid sequence is MERNEIFYDWLRAKFFEIEDNDTRLQQLTAAVNDLAAILEKDLHEVRCFTLSALDADIPITNPSIVATYELVKKHWSSIEGKYPEPPRGILRGIILSALYQLGMKDAELCRIIYYTASGYSQFVRFGNEQSIINRILKEFGKDVEDEALAEWSLGDAPIAPTPIALKLKNLSLELKLSSTEVDENELKKALTEAAGVEPRHNHGPQNGTQFWSPHFGSTASAGIAKAIKTAVNGFGGSLSTNTLETEINNYFTNINNTLNNAFKASFQSLLAVERRSKLLWWKETLYSTTLRKSYREIDAAVLPVVMAIDLVKLLPDVTPVSVDYLLTDTYRAVKHDASIKQPLSKLLACFEDEEQQKLLASHLPMLTDCGERTTLTLFLTQVVHDQKSLKKLTHYTGLRADVEASHQQLAVIVLHDLLTERLIQEANAA